In Pseudomonas nunensis, a single window of DNA contains:
- a CDS encoding SCO family protein: protein MNRFAHRGLLTFCLLATGIGQVLAHSADEHAGHNAPPAKTQESAQVKFADVALVDQNGKPVRLEKDLISNKIVVMGFIYTSCTTVCPVVSSIMGKVQKQLGARVGKEVQLVSISIDPQRDDPKRLNDYARSFQNGPGWSWLTGSQQSVTETLKGLGTFSGDFKNHAPLIMVGDGNSRHWTRYYGFTDPTVLTREVEKLSGQRNAHAKHTAIAMENQP from the coding sequence ATGAACCGATTCGCACACCGTGGCTTGTTGACGTTCTGCCTGTTGGCCACCGGCATCGGCCAGGTCCTGGCGCATTCGGCGGATGAACACGCCGGGCACAACGCGCCGCCGGCCAAGACCCAGGAAAGCGCCCAGGTGAAATTTGCCGACGTCGCGCTGGTGGACCAGAACGGCAAACCGGTACGCCTGGAAAAGGACTTGATCAGCAACAAAATCGTGGTCATGGGCTTCATCTACACCAGTTGCACCACGGTCTGCCCGGTGGTGTCCTCGATCATGGGCAAGGTGCAGAAACAGCTCGGCGCGCGGGTCGGCAAAGAGGTGCAACTGGTGTCGATCAGCATCGATCCGCAACGCGATGACCCCAAACGCCTGAACGACTACGCGCGCAGTTTCCAGAACGGCCCGGGCTGGAGCTGGCTCACCGGCAGCCAGCAATCGGTAACCGAAACCCTCAAGGGCCTCGGTACGTTCAGCGGTGACTTCAAGAACCACGCGCCGCTGATCATGGTCGGCGACGGCAACAGCCGCCACTGGACCCGCTATTACGGTTTTACCGACCCGACGGTGCTGACCCGTGAAGTGGAAAAACTCAGCGGCCAGCGCAACGCCCACGCCAAACACACTGCTATCGCCATGGAGAACCAGCCATGA
- a CDS encoding SCO family protein, with the protein MKALILIFLTMCFCVISFLAFSHEQHAEQAPTVTAAAPATGTRDAQTWFTDTPLQDQNGNTLRFYSDALQNRVVLLNVIFTSCTDACPLITRKLKEVREVLGDKADGITFISLTSDPLRDTPAVLKAYTLKQGVDGPHWLFLTGDKAQMDLVLGRIGQIVPTPEQHSTQLIVGDVANKRWSKIRPDAPAAAIAQRLQLLTMPVVGR; encoded by the coding sequence ATGAAAGCCCTCATTTTGATCTTCCTGACGATGTGCTTTTGCGTGATCAGCTTCCTCGCGTTTTCCCACGAACAGCACGCAGAGCAGGCGCCAACCGTGACCGCCGCCGCACCGGCAACCGGCACCCGCGATGCGCAGACCTGGTTCACCGACACGCCGTTACAGGACCAAAACGGCAACACCCTGCGCTTCTACAGCGATGCCCTGCAAAACCGTGTGGTGCTGCTCAACGTGATTTTCACCAGTTGCACCGATGCCTGCCCGCTGATCACCCGCAAGCTCAAGGAAGTGCGCGAAGTGCTGGGCGACAAGGCGGACGGCATCACCTTCATTTCCCTTACCAGTGATCCGCTGCGGGACACCCCGGCGGTACTCAAGGCTTACACCTTGAAGCAGGGCGTCGATGGCCCGCACTGGCTTTTTTTAACCGGCGACAAGGCGCAAATGGATCTGGTGCTGGGCCGCATCGGCCAGATCGTGCCGACGCCCGAGCAACATTCCACGCAACTGATCGTCGGTGACGTGGCTAACAAACGCTGGAGCAAGATCCGTCCCGATGCACCCGCCGCCGCCATTGCCCAGCGCTTGCAGTTGCTGACAATGCCCGTGGTCGGTCGCTGA
- the mnxG gene encoding manganese-oxidizing multicopper oxidase MnxG, with translation MTGIPHAHHLVNLLLFLAPMFGLQLAEAAVRCERNLVANVVAFDQPLMFNRLGAQNANGMMFALRRDVVDDHDRSLAQGGSAVPGKVSLRPDKRPRPLVLRVAAGDCLTINLQNLLAYQANPGSHESGEEEEGEIGNVDDFKVDEQVTDRHVGFQVNGMQAVTSIDDIASYTGRNANSLIAPGASRSYTLYAEREGAFAASSRGATFGGEGDAGNVANGLFGEVVVVPKGGRTYRNTVTEEEMRLASSGRTPTGQPIVDYQARYPQREPWIREGKAGTPIIGMVDGNEIISSESDAIVMGSNADGSFPASTYPLEAVGKRNPAIPNRLEPFRDFASQFQDETAATQAFPAYWADPVMAHVLEPTRDSFMINYGSGGMGAEVVANRLGVGPMHDCLSCAYEEFFLSSHTVGDVAMLVDVPANAGLENIRPGETPRADQIGVKATMALYPSEPSNVNHSYIGDFVKFRNTHNGHEQHIFHLHGHQWLFNPNDDNSDYVDAQGIGPGAGYTYEIANGGSGNRNRVAGDAIYHCHFYPHFAQGMWSMWRVHDVFEEGTKLEVSQQGADGYHSEPYALRSGKPASGARALPDGEIIAGTPIPAVVPLPGKAMAPMPGKVAVVPKIGETLVAGHDDDDDDDDDGEHHGGGAQAIGSLALVDRSEANRNADGSLKNPGYPFWIGGMESSVGQRPPTPPLDMLDAAKAQSLKSSGKALWANLDPAQSGGWDGGLGRHSLDGFSSGGLAHTVTTSLDFSKEVTRAKPIYMPEEGTEVEQAAMAFHAKKDHPSFALLPGNQIVAKAFRTNGALPIAGAPYYEPCMDDRQKRLTASAGMGEFNSGERVDGMSYTGSSTFTADRPRIYKAANIQFDAVYNKVGYHFPQARILALWEDAWPVITKQRPPEPLVMRMNTFDCVQYQQTNLVPATYEMDDYQVRTPTDVIGQHIHLPKWDLTAADGSANGWNYEDGVLSPGAVQERIHAIREFNQCEGTDPRDGTPACPKAKTHPFFGQYGRADWVGARTAMQRWFVDPVVNAKGVDRGLGTIFTHDHLGPSTHQQIGLYATVLAEPAGSTWFHAETGEPLYSGARQDGGPTSWQAVVSTGDIDGDGKNDSFREFFLEYSDFQHAYEAGVYVGAGPDGVPNPQAFPATADSFRYSINPPVRKEAETLLEQVIEARGGLTPGCPSRPCPQAISVDDPGMFVVNYRNEPLALRVYDPNKVGPDGKRGMQADGLGGDLAYAMQSRTDRAIPAMNLAPNLVTAATGPTGGTTLFPPHINKGGAEPGDPFTPMLRTYTGDNVRLRVHAGGHEEEHNVTLHGVKWLQSGSGFGNSSNSGWRSSQMIGISEQMGFIAPVSMLSSSAATTGDYLYSMDASLEGYWSGIWGVMRNYTAQRNDLFALPNNPKPAGMRNTVAFDGSCPRIGANPNGIGTRPTVQRNYEVVAVLANDILGNPLGLSMGDPAGLGQHVGGPLNPAGGTLVYNSRAVSIPQVTVTDPEDGTTFTIGGQSGPLHDPTAILYVRKSDLDPVTGKLKPGVPVEPLVLRAAAGDCINITLENRLPSVMPDLTQTASVMGMVKRDRNGGEGSTTFSNNLMRPSSHVGLHAQLLAYDITKSDGTNVGANPIQTVPPRVGNSGAYPTRTYQYYAGHLEREGKPISQLGRSVDNINATAVEFGGLNFTPADVIKQPQKGLGGAMSILPIGATWVDDIRKVSATVTAPGQTPYRDFAMVWQKALNMRWANGRPVEGIASEAGVPTDPQDNSSMAINYKTEPMWYRFGLAPDAPFGHADGNGYGDVPNAHMAYSNALVGGDPQTPVLYVKPGQPFRTHILMPTGGSRGSTFQLDGHVWSVNPFQSEKSDTGGYPMSTPGVGSVRFGYNPMSMYIGAHESILPAAHFSFMHPSAGGSNAIPGDYLFRDYAAYGNTAGLWGLLRVTNEPEPAPAP, from the coding sequence ATGACCGGCATACCACACGCTCATCACCTGGTTAACCTGCTGCTGTTTTTAGCGCCGATGTTTGGCCTGCAGCTGGCTGAAGCCGCCGTGCGCTGCGAGCGCAATCTGGTAGCGAACGTCGTGGCGTTCGATCAGCCGCTGATGTTCAACCGCCTCGGTGCACAGAACGCCAACGGCATGATGTTCGCCCTGCGTCGCGATGTGGTCGACGACCATGATCGCTCCCTGGCCCAGGGTGGTTCGGCGGTGCCGGGCAAGGTTTCGCTGCGGCCCGACAAGCGTCCGCGTCCGCTGGTGCTGCGCGTCGCCGCCGGTGATTGCCTGACCATCAACCTGCAAAACCTGCTGGCCTATCAGGCCAATCCCGGCAGCCATGAAAGCGGGGAAGAAGAGGAGGGCGAAATCGGCAATGTCGATGATTTCAAGGTCGACGAACAAGTCACCGACCGCCACGTCGGCTTCCAGGTCAACGGCATGCAGGCGGTCACCAGCATCGACGACATCGCCTCTTACACCGGGCGCAACGCCAACAGCCTGATCGCCCCCGGCGCCAGCCGTTCCTACACCTTGTACGCCGAGCGCGAAGGCGCATTCGCTGCCAGCAGTCGTGGCGCGACATTCGGTGGTGAAGGCGATGCAGGCAACGTCGCCAACGGTCTGTTCGGCGAAGTGGTGGTGGTGCCCAAGGGCGGCCGCACCTATCGCAACACCGTCACCGAAGAAGAAATGCGCCTGGCCAGCAGCGGCCGCACGCCGACCGGCCAACCGATTGTCGACTACCAGGCGCGCTACCCGCAGCGCGAGCCGTGGATCCGAGAAGGTAAGGCCGGCACGCCGATCATCGGCATGGTCGATGGCAATGAAATCATTTCCAGCGAGAGCGACGCGATCGTGATGGGCAGCAACGCCGACGGTAGCTTCCCGGCCTCGACCTATCCGCTGGAAGCCGTTGGCAAACGCAACCCGGCGATCCCCAATCGGCTCGAACCGTTCCGTGATTTCGCCTCGCAATTCCAGGATGAAACCGCCGCCACCCAAGCCTTCCCGGCCTATTGGGCCGACCCGGTGATGGCCCACGTGCTGGAGCCGACCCGCGATTCGTTCATGATCAACTACGGCTCCGGCGGCATGGGCGCCGAGGTGGTGGCCAACCGTTTGGGCGTCGGGCCGATGCACGATTGCCTGTCCTGCGCCTATGAAGAATTCTTCCTCAGTTCCCACACCGTGGGCGACGTGGCAATGCTGGTGGACGTACCGGCCAACGCCGGCCTGGAAAACATTCGCCCCGGCGAAACGCCGCGTGCCGATCAGATCGGGGTCAAGGCGACGATGGCGCTGTATCCGTCCGAGCCGTCCAACGTCAACCACAGCTACATCGGCGACTTCGTCAAATTCCGCAACACCCACAACGGCCACGAGCAGCACATCTTCCATTTGCACGGCCATCAGTGGTTGTTCAACCCGAACGACGATAACTCCGACTATGTGGACGCCCAGGGCATCGGTCCGGGCGCCGGCTACACCTACGAAATCGCCAACGGTGGTTCGGGCAACCGCAACCGCGTGGCCGGCGATGCGATTTATCACTGCCACTTCTACCCGCACTTCGCCCAAGGCATGTGGAGCATGTGGCGGGTCCACGATGTGTTCGAAGAAGGCACCAAACTTGAGGTGTCGCAGCAAGGCGCCGACGGTTATCACAGCGAACCCTACGCCTTGCGCAGCGGCAAACCAGCCTCAGGCGCCCGAGCCTTGCCTGATGGCGAGATTATCGCCGGGACGCCGATTCCAGCCGTCGTGCCGCTACCCGGTAAAGCCATGGCGCCGATGCCGGGCAAAGTTGCCGTGGTGCCGAAAATCGGCGAAACCCTGGTGGCTGGTCATGACGATGACGATGACGACGATGATGACGGCGAACACCATGGCGGTGGCGCTCAAGCCATCGGTTCCCTGGCCCTGGTGGATCGCAGCGAAGCCAACCGCAACGCTGACGGCAGCCTGAAAAACCCTGGCTATCCATTCTGGATCGGCGGCATGGAAAGTTCGGTCGGGCAACGTCCGCCAACACCACCGCTGGACATGCTCGACGCCGCCAAGGCGCAGTCCCTGAAAAGCAGTGGCAAAGCCCTGTGGGCCAATCTCGACCCGGCGCAGTCCGGTGGTTGGGACGGCGGTCTGGGCCGGCATTCCCTCGACGGTTTCTCCTCAGGTGGCCTGGCCCACACCGTGACCACCTCGCTGGATTTCTCCAAGGAAGTGACCCGCGCCAAACCAATCTACATGCCGGAAGAGGGCACCGAAGTCGAACAGGCGGCCATGGCCTTCCACGCGAAAAAGGATCACCCAAGCTTTGCGCTGCTGCCCGGTAATCAAATCGTGGCCAAGGCGTTCCGCACCAACGGCGCGTTGCCGATTGCCGGTGCGCCGTACTACGAACCGTGCATGGACGACCGGCAAAAACGCCTGACCGCCAGCGCCGGCATGGGCGAGTTCAACAGCGGCGAGCGGGTCGACGGCATGTCATACACCGGTTCCTCGACCTTCACCGCCGACCGTCCGCGCATCTACAAAGCCGCGAACATCCAGTTCGACGCGGTGTACAACAAGGTCGGCTACCACTTCCCGCAAGCGCGCATCCTGGCCCTGTGGGAAGACGCCTGGCCTGTCATTACCAAGCAGCGTCCGCCAGAGCCACTGGTGATGCGCATGAACACCTTCGACTGCGTGCAATACCAGCAAACCAACCTGGTGCCGGCCACCTATGAGATGGACGACTATCAAGTGCGTACGCCGACTGACGTGATCGGCCAGCACATTCACCTGCCGAAATGGGACCTGACTGCCGCCGACGGTTCGGCCAACGGCTGGAACTACGAAGACGGCGTGCTTTCTCCAGGTGCCGTGCAAGAACGCATCCACGCGATTCGCGAGTTCAACCAGTGCGAAGGCACCGACCCGCGTGACGGCACGCCGGCCTGCCCGAAAGCCAAGACTCACCCGTTCTTCGGTCAATATGGCCGGGCGGACTGGGTGGGGGCGCGCACGGCGATGCAGCGCTGGTTTGTCGATCCGGTGGTGAACGCCAAAGGTGTCGACCGTGGTCTCGGGACGATTTTCACCCACGACCACTTAGGCCCATCGACTCACCAACAGATTGGCCTGTACGCCACTGTGCTGGCTGAACCGGCCGGTTCCACCTGGTTCCACGCTGAAACCGGCGAGCCGTTGTACAGCGGCGCGCGTCAGGATGGCGGGCCGACGTCGTGGCAAGCGGTGGTGTCCACCGGGGACATCGACGGCGATGGCAAGAACGACAGCTTCCGCGAGTTCTTCCTCGAATACAGCGACTTCCAGCACGCCTATGAAGCCGGTGTGTATGTGGGCGCCGGACCGGATGGCGTGCCGAATCCACAAGCGTTCCCGGCCACCGCCGACAGCTTCCGCTACTCGATCAATCCGCCGGTGCGCAAGGAAGCCGAGACCCTGCTTGAGCAGGTGATCGAAGCTCGCGGTGGCTTGACGCCCGGCTGCCCAAGCCGACCTTGCCCGCAAGCCATCTCGGTGGATGACCCTGGCATGTTCGTGGTCAATTACCGTAATGAACCGCTGGCCCTGCGGGTGTACGACCCGAACAAGGTCGGCCCGGACGGCAAGCGCGGCATGCAGGCCGACGGCCTCGGCGGCGACCTGGCGTATGCGATGCAAAGCCGCACCGACCGTGCGATCCCGGCGATGAACCTGGCGCCGAACCTGGTCACTGCAGCCACCGGTCCTACCGGCGGTACCACACTGTTCCCGCCGCACATCAACAAGGGCGGCGCCGAACCAGGTGATCCGTTCACGCCGATGTTGCGCACTTATACCGGTGACAACGTGCGGCTGCGGGTGCATGCCGGCGGTCACGAAGAAGAGCACAACGTGACCCTGCACGGCGTGAAGTGGCTGCAAAGCGGTTCCGGTTTCGGCAACAGCTCCAACTCCGGCTGGCGTTCGTCGCAGATGATCGGGATTTCCGAGCAGATGGGCTTCATTGCGCCGGTCTCGATGCTCTCCAGTTCGGCGGCGACCACCGGGGATTATCTGTACTCGATGGACGCCTCCCTGGAAGGCTACTGGAGCGGGATCTGGGGCGTGATGCGCAACTACACGGCCCAGCGCAACGACCTGTTCGCACTGCCGAACAACCCGAAACCGGCGGGCATGCGCAACACCGTGGCGTTCGACGGCAGTTGCCCACGGATCGGCGCCAACCCCAATGGCATCGGCACCCGGCCCACCGTGCAGCGCAACTATGAAGTTGTCGCGGTGCTGGCCAACGACATCCTCGGCAATCCGCTGGGCCTGTCCATGGGTGACCCGGCGGGGCTCGGTCAACACGTGGGCGGGCCGTTGAATCCGGCGGGGGGCACGCTGGTCTACAACTCGCGGGCGGTGAGCATTCCGCAAGTGACCGTGACCGATCCCGAGGACGGGACGACCTTCACCATCGGCGGGCAAAGCGGTCCGTTGCATGACCCGACCGCGATCCTCTACGTGCGCAAATCCGACCTCGACCCGGTCACCGGCAAGTTGAAACCCGGTGTGCCAGTCGAACCGCTGGTGCTGCGCGCGGCGGCCGGTGACTGCATCAACATCACCCTGGAAAACCGTCTGCCGAGCGTGATGCCGGACTTGACCCAGACGGCCTCGGTGATGGGGATGGTCAAGCGTGATCGCAACGGTGGCGAAGGCTCTACGACCTTCAGTAACAACTTGATGCGGCCGTCGAGCCATGTTGGCCTGCACGCGCAATTGCTGGCCTATGACATCACCAAATCCGACGGGACCAATGTCGGTGCCAACCCGATCCAGACCGTACCACCTCGGGTCGGCAACAGCGGTGCGTACCCGACTCGCACGTATCAGTACTACGCGGGGCACCTGGAGCGCGAAGGCAAGCCGATCTCGCAACTGGGCCGCAGCGTCGACAACATCAACGCCACGGCGGTGGAGTTCGGCGGGTTGAATTTCACCCCGGCGGACGTGATCAAGCAACCGCAAAAAGGCCTCGGTGGTGCGATGAGCATCCTGCCGATCGGCGCGACCTGGGTTGACGACATACGCAAAGTGTCGGCGACGGTCACGGCCCCTGGGCAGACCCCCTATCGCGACTTTGCGATGGTCTGGCAGAAGGCGCTGAACATGCGCTGGGCCAATGGTCGTCCTGTGGAAGGTATTGCCTCGGAGGCCGGCGTGCCGACCGATCCGCAGGACAACTCAAGCATGGCGATCAACTACAAGACCGAGCCGATGTGGTACCGCTTCGGCCTGGCGCCGGACGCACCGTTCGGGCATGCCGACGGCAACGGTTACGGCGACGTGCCGAACGCGCACATGGCCTACAGCAACGCGCTGGTGGGCGGCGATCCGCAGACGCCGGTGCTGTATGTGAAACCGGGGCAACCGTTCCGCACCCACATCCTGATGCCGACCGGGGGCAGTCGCGGTTCGACCTTCCAGCTGGATGGGCATGTGTGGTCGGTCAATCCGTTCCAGTCGGAGAAGAGCGATACCGGTGGCTATCCGATGAGCACCCCAGGCGTGGGCTCGGTGCGGTTCGGCTACAACCCGATGTCGATGTACATCGGCGCCCATGAAAGCATCCTGCCAGCGGCGCACTTCAGCTTCATGCACCCGAGCGCCGGGGGCAGCAACGCAATACCGGGCGACTACCTGTTCCGCGACTACGCCGCCTACGGCAACACCGCCGGGTTGTGGGGATTGCTGCGGGTGACCAACGAACCGGAGCCGGCGCCGGCGCCGTAG
- a CDS encoding YncE family protein: MNRTIRIAGCALVVAAVLLWLGIWRTAPPTMLSEVALPDTWSGQTLARDGVAVDFKVQALAEDGVLREGGFADVQFRVTDSNSGQPLSGVNPGAWLDPETVAADKAQGREQSCKSRVGVFLKSSIGARPMLDLNSYFLLVMNRDASVSVVDPSVSVGGITSTMARIDLKQAPMDWVTTKDNKRVFISMPTAGEVAVIDSEQFKQIDSVAAGNNPVRVALQPDERLLWVGNNGKTAEESGVTVIDSRSLKTLKHLATGKGHHEIAFSKDSRHAFVTNRDDGTLSIIDIATLTISQQLKTGTHPLSVAYSPLSQAVYVADGQDGSVTVVDTSSLAVRRIIKLSQGLGPMGFTADGRFGIALNTLENRAEVIDAATNARIHSIDVSAEPYQVVFTKAYAYVRGLASAKVTMINLASLGEGRTPISQGFEAGPQAPRLAGDLPLASSLAVSRDDNAVFVVNPVDNTTYFYAEGMNAPMSGYPNRGQVARAAMVIDRSLREVEPGLYSARIKLPPAGRFDVAFLLNQPNIIHCFSALVEPDSNLAQRPGVPKVEFMLDKSTADLGDPYVVRFRIVEGQHKTRRSGVKDVQVRYFRAPTSRAQQVAALDVGNGVYEAPVTLDQSGAWYLHVRAASLGANFDDKTFASVRVLPCDDHRRGN; the protein is encoded by the coding sequence ATGAACAGGACAATAAGAATTGCCGGGTGTGCGCTGGTTGTCGCCGCCGTGTTGCTCTGGCTGGGTATCTGGCGCACGGCGCCGCCCACGATGCTCAGCGAGGTGGCGCTGCCGGACACCTGGAGCGGCCAGACGCTGGCCCGTGACGGTGTGGCGGTGGACTTCAAGGTGCAGGCGCTGGCCGAGGACGGTGTGCTGCGTGAAGGCGGATTTGCCGATGTGCAGTTCCGCGTCACTGACAGCAATTCCGGCCAACCGCTGTCAGGGGTGAATCCCGGTGCCTGGCTCGACCCGGAAACCGTCGCCGCCGACAAGGCCCAGGGCCGTGAACAAAGCTGCAAATCCCGGGTCGGGGTGTTCCTCAAATCCAGCATCGGCGCACGTCCGATGCTCGACCTGAACAGTTATTTCCTGCTGGTGATGAACCGCGATGCCAGCGTCTCTGTAGTCGATCCATCGGTCTCGGTCGGCGGCATCACCAGCACCATGGCGCGCATCGACCTCAAGCAAGCACCGATGGATTGGGTCACCACCAAAGACAACAAACGCGTGTTCATCTCGATGCCCACCGCCGGCGAAGTAGCGGTGATCGACAGCGAACAATTCAAACAGATCGACTCGGTCGCTGCCGGCAACAACCCGGTGCGCGTAGCCCTGCAACCGGACGAGCGCCTGCTGTGGGTCGGCAACAATGGCAAAACCGCCGAGGAGTCCGGCGTCACCGTCATCGACAGCCGCAGCCTCAAGACCCTGAAACACCTCGCGACCGGCAAAGGTCACCACGAAATCGCCTTCAGCAAAGACAGCCGCCACGCCTTCGTCACCAACCGCGACGACGGCACCCTGAGCATTATCGACATCGCCACCTTGACCATCAGCCAACAACTCAAGACCGGCACCCACCCGTTGTCGGTGGCCTACTCGCCGCTGTCCCAAGCGGTGTACGTCGCCGATGGCCAGGACGGCAGCGTCACCGTAGTCGACACCAGCAGCCTGGCGGTGCGACGCATCATCAAGCTGAGCCAAGGCTTGGGTCCGATGGGCTTCACGGCTGACGGTCGCTTCGGCATCGCCCTCAACACCCTGGAAAACCGCGCCGAAGTGATCGACGCCGCCACCAACGCGCGCATCCATTCAATCGACGTCTCCGCCGAACCCTATCAAGTGGTGTTCACCAAGGCCTACGCCTACGTGCGCGGACTGGCTTCGGCCAAGGTGACGATGATCAACCTCGCATCCCTCGGCGAAGGTCGCACGCCAATCAGCCAGGGTTTCGAAGCCGGGCCCCAGGCACCACGGCTAGCCGGTGACTTGCCGCTGGCGTCGAGCCTGGCAGTGTCGCGAGACGACAACGCGGTGTTCGTGGTCAACCCGGTGGACAACACCACCTACTTCTACGCCGAAGGCATGAACGCGCCGATGTCCGGCTATCCCAATCGCGGGCAGGTGGCGCGGGCCGCGATGGTCATCGACCGCAGCCTGCGGGAAGTCGAGCCAGGGCTGTACAGCGCACGGATCAAACTGCCCCCGGCCGGGCGTTTTGACGTGGCGTTCCTGCTCAACCAGCCGAACATCATTCACTGCTTCAGCGCCCTGGTGGAACCGGACAGCAACCTCGCCCAGCGCCCCGGCGTGCCGAAAGTGGAATTCATGCTCGACAAGTCCACGGCCGACCTTGGCGACCCGTATGTCGTGCGCTTTCGCATCGTTGAGGGCCAACACAAAACCCGGCGCAGCGGGGTCAAGGACGTGCAGGTGCGCTACTTCCGCGCCCCGACGTCCCGGGCCCAGCAAGTTGCGGCGCTGGACGTTGGCAACGGCGTGTATGAAGCGCCGGTGACCCTCGACCAGAGTGGCGCCTGGTACCTGCATGTGCGTGCCGCATCCCTGGGCGCGAATTTCGATGACAAGACCTTTGCCAGCGTCCGGGTATTGCCCTGCGATGACCACCGAAGAGGAAACTGA